A DNA window from Chiloscyllium plagiosum isolate BGI_BamShark_2017 chromosome 9, ASM401019v2, whole genome shotgun sequence contains the following coding sequences:
- the naa20 gene encoding N-alpha-acetyltransferase 20 isoform X1, whose amino-acid sequence MYSNILLQPRNLDPLTETYGIPFYLQYLAHWPEYFIVAEAPGGELMGYIMGKAEGSVAREEWHGHVTALSVAPEFRRLGLAAKLMELLEEISERKGGFFVDLFVRVSNQVAVNMYKQLGYSVYRTVIEYYSASNGEPDEDAYDMRKALSRDTEKKSIIPLPHPVRPEDIE is encoded by the exons ATGTACAGTAATATTTTGTTACAACCAAG AAATTTGGATCCACTAACGGAAACC TATGGAATACCCTTCTACCTACAGTATCTGGCTCATTGGCCGGAATATTTCATTGTTGCAGAGGCCCCTGGAGGAGAGTTAATGGGATACA ttatggGGAAAGCTGAAGGATCAGTGGCAAGAGAGGAATGGCATGGACATGTAACAGCCTTATCTGTAGCCCCAGAGTTTAGACGCTTGGGACTAGCAGCTAAACTAATGGAACTGCTGGAGGAAATATCTGAAAG aaAAGGTGGATTCTTTGTGGATCTATTTGTACGAGTTTCCAATCAAGTGGCAGTAAACATGTACAAACAACTTGGCTATAGTGTTTACCGGACTGTGATAGAGTATTACTCAGCTAGCAATGGAGAACCAGATGAAGACGCTTATG ATATGAGAAAAGCCTTATCAAGAGATACAGAGAAGAAATCAATAATACCCCTTCCTCATCCAGTTAGACCTGAAGATATTGAATAA
- the naa20 gene encoding N-alpha-acetyltransferase 20 isoform X2: protein MCLMSDRWTQNTCLSVMGKAEGSVAREEWHGHVTALSVAPEFRRLGLAAKLMELLEEISERKGGFFVDLFVRVSNQVAVNMYKQLGYSVYRTVIEYYSASNGEPDEDAYDMRKALSRDTEKKSIIPLPHPVRPEDIE from the exons ATGTGCTTGATGAGTGATCGGTGGACTCAGAATACTTGTCTTTCTG ttatggGGAAAGCTGAAGGATCAGTGGCAAGAGAGGAATGGCATGGACATGTAACAGCCTTATCTGTAGCCCCAGAGTTTAGACGCTTGGGACTAGCAGCTAAACTAATGGAACTGCTGGAGGAAATATCTGAAAG aaAAGGTGGATTCTTTGTGGATCTATTTGTACGAGTTTCCAATCAAGTGGCAGTAAACATGTACAAACAACTTGGCTATAGTGTTTACCGGACTGTGATAGAGTATTACTCAGCTAGCAATGGAGAACCAGATGAAGACGCTTATG ATATGAGAAAAGCCTTATCAAGAGATACAGAGAAGAAATCAATAATACCCCTTCCTCATCCAGTTAGACCTGAAGATATTGAATAA